A stretch of Ischnura elegans chromosome 4, ioIscEleg1.1, whole genome shotgun sequence DNA encodes these proteins:
- the LOC124157183 gene encoding monocarboxylate transporter 10: MPESANGHAGGLAQEVEEVPMTTNIADAPVEAQGTGDVTLPMNKDMEQSAEKEEDGEANEDDGEQELDDDGSQCGEIEWVVKPPDGGWGWVIVTASFACNFIVDGIIFTFGMFLGHISSAFGAPKSKVALVGSLLSGFYLMAGPFVSALANRFGFRLVTILGAAVGCVAFLISGLFASSVDFLCVTYGVIGGIGFGLIYVPAVITTGFYFEKWRALATGIAVCGSGIGTFLMAPLATWLIDSLGWRGALMIQAGIVLNCAIFGALFRPLKPIPVRVVQDDDDKNESMESPNQSEPVKRRRVVSECSKDGKGRNLPLLQRIKIARDELRMAESSYSVADAHQTHITGASGNYINNISHDHLAVDNNNKQINPPYHQERKLSSHSVNVARVLLENEGGTVLEELTEEERGEDASLVVNQRKATVLVSCSTPHLKAVVEERVSGSARADKRGGSAMALYRPGARRRNSRVRTTSESGWSFSGEAGKKGSISTGANATSGAQENEPRPFDRSDIFFSASLMRLPQYTSQNSLGYHASVTKLPTKEDDTALEDGPGNGVVTPKWKAVPEEDGGDVEKKSCFSLICPAPALRTLSTMLDVSLLKSPTFIVLAVSGFLTMMGFFVPFMFLAERAESLGMEKGTAVLLVSVVGITNTIGRVVCGMVSSFYPKANALLLNNAAVTVAGISTLAAPISSTMGYQFFYSSIFGLSIACFASLRSIIVVDLLGLDKLTNAFGLLLLFQGLAATVGSPIAGSFKEFTGSYDASFYLSGSLILISGVMCYPLAYVNRWEKNKLADAAKESKVGGDGGVPV; encoded by the exons ggaggttccCATGACAACAAACATTGCAGATGCACCTGTGGAGGCTCAAGGCACTGGTGATGTCACATTGCCAATGAATAAGGACATGGAGCAATCAGCTGAGAAGGAAGAGGATGGGGAGGCTAACGAGGATGATGGCGAACAGGAG ttggaTGATGATGGAAGTCAGTGTGGAGAAATTGAGTGGGTGGTAAAGCCACCGGATGGGGGATGGGGGTGGGTAATCGTCACTGCCTCATTTGCCTGCAACTTCATTGTGGACGGAATAATTTTCACATTTGGGATGTTCCTCGGCCACATTAGTAGTGCATTTGGTGCCCCCAAGTCCAAAGTCGCTCTCGTCGGATCCCTTCTCTCTGGATTCTATTTGATGGCAG GTCCATTTGTGAGTGCCTTGGCCAATAGGTTTGGATTTCGTCTTGTTACAATATTGGGAGCTGCTGTCGGATGTGTGGCATTTCTTATATCAGGACTCTTTGCTTCAAGTGTAGATTTCCTGTGTGTCACATATGGTGTAATTGGAG GAATTGGTTTTGGCTTGATTTATGTTCCGGCTGTGATAACAACTGGCTTCTATTTTGAGAAGTGGAGGGCTTTGGCCACTGGTATAGCTGTGTGTGGATCAGGGATTGGGACTTTCCTGATGGCCCCCCTTGCCACCTGGCTGATTGACTCACTGGGATGGCGTGGTGCCCTTATGATTCAAGCTG GTATTGTCTTAAATTGTGCCATTTTTGGAGCACTTTTCCGTCCTCTGAAACCAATTCCAGTGAGAGTCGTCCAGGATGATGACGACAAAAATGAGAGCATGGAGTCTCCTAATCAGAGTGAACCTGTGAAACGTCGAAGAGTGGTGAGCGAGTGCTCAAAGGACGGGAAAGGCCGTAACCTCCCATTGTTGCAGAGGATCAAAATAGCCAGGGATGAGCTGAGGATGGCAGAATCCTCGTACAGTGTGGCTGACGCTCACCAAACTCACATCACTGGAGCTTCTGGCAATTATATCAACAACATATCCCACGATCATTTGGCTGTGGACAACAACAACAAGCAAATAAACCCTCCCTATCATCAGGAACGGAAGCTCTCCTCCCACTCGGTGAACGTAGCCAGGGTCCTCTTGGAGAACGAAGGCGGCACTGTTCTCGAAGAGTTGACTGAGGAAGAGAGGGGCGAGGATGCATCCTTGGTGGTCAACCAGAGGAAGGCGACTGTCCTCGTGTCCTGTTCCACCCCACACCTGAAGGCCGTTGTCGAGGAGAGGGTATCTGGATCAGCGAGGGCTGACAAGAGGGGAGGGTCAGCCATGGCGTTGTACAGGCCAGGAGCAAGGAGGAGGAATAGCAGAGTCCGCACAACCTCTGAGAGTGGCTGGAGTTTCTCGGGAGAGGCTGGAAAGAAAGGGAGCATCTCCACTGGAGCAAATGCAACGTCCGGGGCTCAGGAGAATGAACCAAGGCCATTTGATCGGTCAGACATTTTCTTCAGTGCCAGTCTGATGAGGTTGCCTCAGTACACTTCTCAG AACTCATTGGGGTAtcatgcatctgtaacaaaattGCCTACAAAGGAAGATGATACAGCATTGGAAGATGGTCCTGGCAATGGAGTCGTCACACCCAAATGGAAAGCTGTCCCTGAGGAAGATGGTG GTGACGTGGAGAAAAAAAGCTGCTTCTCGCTTATCTGTCCAGCTCCTGCCCTGCGAACTCTCTCAACGATGCTGGATGTCTCTCTACTCAAGTCTCCAACTTTCATCGTGCTTGCAGTCAGTGGCTTCCTGACAATGATGGGATTCTTTGTGCCTTTTATGTTCTTAGCtg AGCGAGCGGAGTCATTGGGAATGGAGAAGGGGACTGCAGTTTTGCTTGTATCTGTTGTTGGAATCACTAACACTATTGGTCGTGTTGTATGTGGAATGGTGTCTTCATTTTATCCCAAAGCCAATGCTCTGCTTCTCAATAATGCAGCTGTGACTGTAGCTGGAATTTCTACTCTAGCTGCTCCGATTTCAAGTACAATGGGATACCAATTTTTCTATTCCTCGATATTTGGTCTCAGCATAG CTTGCTTTGCGTCTCTGCGTTCAATTATTGTTGTGGACCTGCTTGGACTAGACAAGCTTACAAATGCCTTTGGACTTCTCCTGTTATTCCAAGGTCTTGCTGCAACTGTTGGGTCACCTATTGCAG GATCTTTTAAGGAATTTACTGGCAGCTATGATGCATCGTTTTATTTGTCAGGTTCACTCATTCTCATATCTGGAGTCATGTGCTATCCCCTCGCATATGTCAAcagatgggaaaaaaataaattagcagaTGCAGCAAAAGAATCTAAAGTCGGAGGAGATGGAGGTGTACCTGTCTGA